CGGGATGGTCGCCACCCTCACCCTGCGCCCCGAGGTCCTGGAGGCCGCCGCGCCGCAGGGCTTCGCGCTGGCCACCGACGTCGCCGAGTGGCTGGTCCGCCAGGGCGTGCCGTTCCGGTCGGCCCACGAGATCAGCGGCGCGATGGTGGCCGCCTGCGAGTCCCGGGGTCTGGAGCTGCACGAGCTCTCCGACGCCCAGCTCGCCGAGGTCGCCCCGGAGCTCACCCCCGACGTCCGGTCGGTGCTGTCGGTGCGCGGCGCCCTGGCGGCCCGCCGGGCCCGCGGGGGGACGGCGCCCGAGCGGGTCGCCGAGCAGCTGGCGTCGCTGTCCGCGCTGGCCCGCGAGCACGCCGGCTGGGCGGCGTCCTCCCCCGTGGCGGCGGCGCTCTGAGCGACCCCGGCCCGCTGCTCACCCCCGGCGAGCTGCTGGGGCCGCCGGACGCCGTGGCGCCCACCCTGCTCGGCTGCTGGCTGGTCACCGACCGCCCGGACGGGCGGGTGGCGCTGCGGCTCACCGAGGTGGAGGCCTACGCCGGCGACGGCACCGACCCGGCGGCGCACTCCCACCGCGGGCCGACCCCTCGGGCGGCGGTCATGTTCGGCCCGCCCGGGCGGCTCTACGTGTACTTCAGCTACGGCGTGCACTGGTGCGCCAACGTCGTCGTCGGCGCGGCGGGGGAGGGCTCGGCGGTGCTGCTGCGCGCCGGGGACGTCGTGGTGGGGGAGGAGCTGGCCACCGCCCGCCGTCCCGCCGCCCGCACCGGCCGCGATCTGGCTCGCGGGCCGGCCCGGCTCACCCAGGCCCTCGCCATCGGCCCCGCCGACCGGGACGCCGACCTGCTCGACCCGGCGTCCCCCGTGCGGCTGCACCGCGGCGACCCGCCCGCCGACGTGTCGGCGGGACCGCGGGTCGGCATCAGCGTGGCCACCGAGCTGTCCTGGCGGTTCTGGGCGACCGGTGCCACGTCGGTGAGCGCCTTCCGTCCGGGCGGACGCCGCCGCCGCCCCGCCGGCCAGGACGGTCGGCCGTGACCGACCTCGCGCAGGACACGGCACCCCGGGAACGGGGCCGACGAGCGCCAGCGAGGATGGATCCGTGACCGACGTGATCGACGAGCTGCACCGCCGCGGGCTGATCGCCCAGAGCACCGACGAGGCGGCCCTGCGCGCCGCCCTGGCCGCCGGACCGGTCACCTACTACGCCGGCTTCGACCCCACCGCGCCCAGCCTGCACGTCGGCCACCTGCTGCAGTTCACGGTGCTCCGGGCACTGCAGCGGGCCGGGCACCGACCCGTCGTCCTGGTCGGCGGGGCCACCGGCCTGATCGGCGACCCCCGGCCCACGGCGGAGCGCCAGCTCAACGACCGCGACACCGTCGCGGAGTGGGTGGACCGGATCCGCACCCAGGTCGCGCCCTTCCTCGAGGTGCCCGCGCAGCGGCACGGCCTGGCTGCCCCGGTGTACGTGGACAACCTGGAGTGGACCGCACCCCTGTCGGCCATCGACCTGCTGCGCGACCTG
This window of the Geodermatophilus sp. DSM 44513 genome carries:
- a CDS encoding DNA-3-methyladenine glycosylase, which produces MGPPDAVAPTLLGCWLVTDRPDGRVALRLTEVEAYAGDGTDPAAHSHRGPTPRAAVMFGPPGRLYVYFSYGVHWCANVVVGAAGEGSAVLLRAGDVVVGEELATARRPAARTGRDLARGPARLTQALAIGPADRDADLLDPASPVRLHRGDPPADVSAGPRVGISVATELSWRFWATGATSVSAFRPGGRRRRPAGQDGRP